A single genomic interval of Verrucomicrobiota bacterium harbors:
- a CDS encoding cysteine--tRNA ligase, which translates to MPLRFFNTLTRCVQDFTPLDPAGRRVGLYCCGPTVHDFAHIGNFRTFVFADLLRRCLEFRGFEVTHVMNVTDVEDKIIKRVADAGVSLREFTSRFESAFFEDHRALRCLAPHHAPRATEHIPGIIALIGRLLTRGVAYKAADGSVYFSIEKYQGCGCRYGQLLNLNFEGMRVGERVASDEYEKESIGDFALWKSRAPGDGAVFWPSPWGEGRPGWHIECSAMSMKLLGPSFDIHMGGEDLVFPHHEDEIAQSEGALDYPAGARFVKYWLHGAHLLVEGKKMSKSLGNFYTLRDLLARGYTGREIRYLLLTAHFRDPFNFTLEGLAGARAALARLDECLGKLREAATGETAAPDAALVGRFTAALDDNLNVSAAWGAVFEWVRDLNRRLAAKELAPGAAAAALAAWARLDSVFGIGDACGAEIPADIQALAGARQSARAAKEWKKSDELRDELKARGWVVEDTAKGPKLKRG; encoded by the coding sequence ATGCCGCTGCGATTCTTTAACACCCTCACGCGTTGCGTGCAGGACTTCACACCGCTCGATCCCGCGGGCCGTCGCGTGGGACTTTACTGCTGCGGGCCGACGGTTCACGACTTCGCGCACATCGGGAACTTCCGCACGTTTGTCTTCGCCGACCTGCTCCGGCGCTGCCTCGAGTTCCGCGGCTTCGAGGTCACGCACGTGATGAACGTGACCGACGTCGAGGACAAGATCATCAAGCGCGTCGCCGATGCCGGCGTGTCGTTGCGTGAATTCACGTCGCGGTTTGAATCGGCGTTCTTCGAGGACCACCGCGCGCTGCGCTGCCTCGCCCCGCACCACGCGCCGCGCGCGACGGAGCACATCCCCGGTATCATCGCGCTCATCGGACGGCTCCTCACGCGGGGCGTCGCCTACAAGGCCGCCGACGGCTCGGTCTACTTCAGCATCGAGAAGTATCAGGGCTGCGGCTGCCGCTACGGCCAGTTGCTCAACCTCAACTTCGAGGGCATGCGCGTCGGCGAGCGCGTGGCGTCCGACGAATACGAGAAGGAATCCATCGGCGACTTCGCGCTCTGGAAATCGCGCGCGCCCGGGGACGGCGCGGTCTTCTGGCCGAGCCCTTGGGGCGAGGGCCGGCCCGGCTGGCACATCGAGTGTTCCGCGATGAGCATGAAGCTGCTCGGCCCGAGCTTCGACATCCACATGGGCGGCGAAGACCTGGTCTTCCCGCATCACGAGGACGAAATCGCGCAGAGCGAAGGCGCCCTCGATTATCCGGCGGGCGCGCGCTTCGTGAAGTATTGGCTCCACGGCGCGCACCTGCTCGTCGAGGGGAAGAAGATGAGCAAGTCGCTTGGCAACTTCTACACGCTCCGAGACCTGCTGGCCAGGGGCTACACCGGCCGTGAAATCCGGTATCTCCTCCTCACCGCGCACTTCCGCGACCCGTTCAACTTCACGCTCGAAGGACTCGCGGGCGCCCGCGCGGCGCTTGCGCGCCTCGACGAGTGCCTCGGCAAGCTTCGCGAAGCCGCGACGGGGGAAACAGCCGCGCCCGATGCCGCGCTGGTCGGGCGATTCACCGCCGCGCTCGACGACAACTTGAACGTCTCCGCCGCGTGGGGCGCGGTCTTCGAGTGGGTCCGCGACCTCAACCGCCGGCTGGCCGCGAAGGAGCTCGCGCCCGGCGCCGCCGCCGCCGCGCTTGCGGCGTGGGCGCGTCTGGATTCCGTGTTCGGCATAGGTGACGCCTGCGGCGCGGAAATCCCCGCGGACATCCAGGCGCTCGCCGGCGCGCGCCAGTCCGCGCGCGCCGCCAAAGAATGGAAGAAATCCGACGAGCTCCGCGACGAGCTCAAGGCCCGTGGCTGGGTGGTCGAGGACACGGCGAAGGGGCCGAAGTTGAAGCGAGGGTGA
- the dacB gene encoding D-alanyl-D-alanine carboxypeptidase/D-alanyl-D-alanine-endopeptidase, with protein sequence MKSLRPFLVVALLLTVFTGRGAPAGATLAARIAEVIHAPEYKHAHWGILAVDMESGAVRFEHQADKLFAPASVTKLYSVAAALDELGAQHRFETPVFRRGELGRDRVLRGDLVLVARGDLTLGGRTDAEGRIAFKDNDHTYANGGTSGELTAPDPLAGLDDLARQVAASGIRHVRGEVLVDDRLFDKAESTGSGPTRLSPVLVNDNLVDVLITPAKPGAPAKVTTRPMSEAFVVDAQVETVPTNAPLRITLTAPAPGRLVVRGQIPEGPKPLLRVREVDDAPAWARALFIEALRRAGVTVDASPHGPNRPELLPARGSYKPEEQVAKLVSPPFAENVRLILKVSHNLHASTLPLLVAAKHDRRTLAQGLRLQHDFLARAGVDVETISFGGGAGGARSDCVTPRATVQLLRAMANRPDFAVYESALPVLGVDGTLATHADPSSPARGKVRAKTGTFSWDNTMNARLLLNSKALAGYIQTSHGGRVAFAVFVNNAHLARLADTQRVGKTLGKIAELLHEEL encoded by the coding sequence ATGAAATCCCTTCGCCCGTTCCTTGTCGTCGCGTTGCTTCTCACGGTTTTCACCGGTCGTGGCGCACCCGCCGGGGCCACACTGGCGGCACGCATCGCCGAGGTCATCCATGCGCCCGAATACAAGCACGCGCACTGGGGCATCCTCGCCGTGGACATGGAGTCGGGCGCGGTGCGCTTCGAGCATCAGGCGGACAAGCTGTTCGCGCCGGCTTCGGTCACGAAGCTCTATTCCGTCGCCGCCGCGCTTGATGAACTCGGCGCGCAGCACCGGTTTGAGACGCCCGTCTTCCGCCGCGGCGAGTTGGGCAGGGACCGCGTGTTGCGCGGCGACCTCGTGCTCGTCGCGCGGGGCGACCTCACGCTCGGCGGCCGCACGGACGCCGAGGGCAGGATCGCCTTCAAGGACAACGACCACACTTACGCGAACGGCGGCACATCCGGCGAACTCACCGCGCCCGATCCGCTCGCAGGCTTGGACGACCTCGCGCGGCAGGTCGCGGCGTCCGGCATCCGCCACGTGCGCGGCGAGGTGCTCGTGGACGACCGCCTCTTCGACAAGGCCGAGAGCACCGGCAGCGGGCCGACACGCCTCTCGCCCGTGCTCGTGAACGACAATCTTGTGGACGTGCTCATCACGCCCGCGAAGCCCGGCGCGCCCGCGAAAGTCACGACGCGCCCGATGAGCGAGGCGTTCGTCGTGGACGCGCAAGTCGAGACGGTGCCGACAAACGCGCCGCTGCGCATCACGCTCACCGCGCCCGCGCCGGGCCGGCTCGTGGTGCGCGGCCAGATTCCCGAGGGGCCCAAGCCGCTGCTGCGCGTGCGCGAGGTGGACGACGCCCCGGCGTGGGCGCGCGCGCTGTTCATCGAGGCGCTGCGCCGCGCCGGCGTGACCGTGGACGCCTCGCCGCACGGTCCAAACCGCCCGGAGTTGCTGCCGGCACGCGGCAGTTACAAGCCGGAGGAACAAGTGGCGAAGCTCGTGTCGCCGCCGTTCGCCGAGAACGTGAGGCTCATCCTGAAAGTCAGCCACAACCTGCACGCGAGCACGCTGCCGTTGCTGGTCGCGGCGAAGCACGACCGCCGCACGCTCGCGCAGGGGCTGCGGTTGCAGCACGACTTCCTCGCGCGCGCGGGCGTGGACGTGGAGACGATTTCATTCGGCGGCGGCGCGGGCGGGGCGCGGAGCGATTGCGTGACGCCGCGGGCGACGGTGCAGTTGTTGCGCGCGATGGCGAACCGGCCGGACTTCGCGGTTTACGAGTCGGCGCTGCCCGTGCTCGGCGTGGATGGCACGCTGGCGACGCACGCCGATCCTTCAAGCCCTGCGCGCGGCAAGGTGAGGGCGAAGACGGGCACGTTCAGTTGGGACAACACGATGAACGCGCGGCTGCTGCTCAACAGCAAGGCGCTCGCGGGCTACATCCAAACATCGCATGGCGGTCGCGTGGCCTTTGCTGTTTTCGTGAACAACGCGCATCTCGCGCGCCTGGCGGACACGCAGCGCGTCGGGAAGACGCTGGGGAAGATCGCGGAGTTGTTGCACGAGGAGCTGTAG
- the mpl gene encoding UDP-N-acetylmuramate:L-alanyl-gamma-D-glutamyl-meso-diaminopimelate ligase: protein MFGTIRSVHFSGIGGTAMAAVAAAMKEQGVHVTGSDQNVYPPMSTFLAERHIEAMNGYAEANLAHKPDLVVIGNALSRGNPEVEAVLSKRLRYASLPELLKDYFIRGRRSLVVCGTHGKTTTTSLLTWVLEHNGLNPSFLIGGIPNNLGQGARFTGSEWFVLEGDEYDTAFFDKRSKFVHYLPEVGILNNLEFDHADIFDNVAAIQRAFSHFIRLVPRNGLLLANGDDANLAPLLVNAPCPVKRFGFGADNHLHAFHLRLGATASEFETPNGKFHLDLIGELNVRNALAVVAAARHCGLTNRQIQDAFSTFRGVKRRLEVRGVAGGVTVVDDFGHHPTAIRETLKALRVKFPQHKLWAVFEPRSNTTRRNVFQQELAAAFAGADAVVVAQVARLELLAPELRLDPEKLMGDLRALGKDAAYLADVNAIVEHLGAGVAGGDVVCVFSNGGFGDIHAKLLARFARR, encoded by the coding sequence ATGTTTGGCACCATTCGCAGCGTTCACTTCTCCGGCATCGGCGGCACCGCGATGGCCGCGGTCGCCGCGGCGATGAAGGAGCAGGGCGTGCACGTCACCGGCTCGGACCAGAACGTGTATCCGCCCATGAGCACCTTCCTCGCGGAGCGGCACATCGAGGCGATGAACGGCTACGCGGAGGCCAACCTCGCGCACAAGCCCGACCTCGTCGTGATTGGCAACGCGCTGTCTCGCGGCAACCCCGAGGTCGAGGCCGTGCTGTCGAAGCGTCTCCGTTACGCCTCGCTGCCCGAGTTGCTCAAGGACTACTTCATCCGCGGCCGCCGTTCGCTCGTCGTCTGCGGCACGCACGGAAAGACGACGACGACCTCGCTGCTCACGTGGGTGCTCGAGCACAACGGGTTGAACCCGAGCTTCCTCATCGGCGGCATCCCCAACAATCTCGGACAGGGCGCGCGCTTCACCGGCAGCGAGTGGTTCGTCCTCGAGGGCGACGAGTATGACACCGCGTTTTTCGACAAGCGCAGCAAGTTCGTCCACTACCTGCCCGAGGTCGGCATCCTCAACAACCTCGAGTTCGATCACGCGGACATCTTCGACAACGTCGCGGCCATCCAGCGCGCGTTCAGCCATTTCATCCGGCTCGTGCCGCGCAACGGGCTCCTGCTCGCCAACGGCGACGACGCGAACCTCGCGCCGCTGCTCGTGAACGCGCCGTGCCCGGTGAAGCGCTTTGGCTTCGGCGCGGACAATCATCTCCACGCGTTCCACCTGCGCCTCGGCGCGACGGCGAGCGAATTCGAGACGCCGAACGGGAAGTTCCACCTCGACTTGATCGGCGAGCTCAACGTTCGCAACGCGCTCGCGGTCGTCGCCGCGGCGCGGCACTGCGGGCTGACGAACCGGCAGATTCAGGACGCGTTCAGCACGTTCCGGGGCGTGAAGCGCCGGCTGGAGGTGCGCGGCGTCGCGGGCGGCGTGACCGTGGTGGACGACTTCGGCCATCACCCGACGGCGATTCGCGAGACGCTCAAGGCGCTGCGCGTCAAATTTCCGCAGCACAAGTTGTGGGCCGTCTTCGAACCGCGCTCGAACACGACGCGCCGGAATGTTTTCCAGCAGGAGCTCGCCGCGGCATTTGCGGGGGCGGACGCCGTGGTGGTCGCGCAGGTCGCGCGACTCGAACTGCTCGCGCCCGAGTTGCGGCTCGACCCGGAGAAGTTGATGGGCGACCTCCGCGCGCTGGGCAAGGATGCGGCGTATCTTGCCGACGTGAACGCGATCGTCGAGCACCTCGGCGCGGGCGTCGCGGGCGGCGACGTGGTGTGCGTTTTCAGCAACGGCGGTTTCGGCGACATCCACGCGAAGTTGCTCGCGCGATTTGCGCGGCGGTAG
- a CDS encoding class I SAM-dependent methyltransferase: MILHKLIARHLKTRDDAEFYAMQALDAIRWIEACGVQPGPTVSALDLGCGHGVFGAELARRGCAVTYSDDHNWLLPALKDAPFRAFNIDRDDFAALGQFDLVVCSNVLEHLPRPADFIARMHTLLKPGGKFYLSWTPWLSPWGGHEFSPLHYLGATRGHLLHDRLGRPKRVHTPFENLFPTSVGETLQWIREQPHLRLDHAAPRYFTELAFLVRVPVLREFASWNCALLLSRKD; this comes from the coding sequence ATGATCCTCCACAAGCTGATCGCCCGCCATCTCAAGACCCGCGACGACGCGGAGTTTTACGCGATGCAGGCGCTCGACGCCATACGGTGGATCGAGGCGTGCGGCGTGCAGCCCGGCCCCACCGTGTCCGCGCTGGACCTCGGGTGCGGCCACGGCGTCTTCGGCGCGGAACTTGCCCGGCGCGGCTGCGCGGTCACGTATTCCGACGATCACAACTGGCTCCTGCCCGCGCTCAAGGACGCGCCGTTCCGCGCGTTCAACATCGACCGCGATGACTTCGCCGCGCTCGGGCAGTTCGACCTGGTCGTCTGCTCCAACGTGCTCGAGCATCTGCCGCGGCCGGCGGACTTCATCGCGCGCATGCACACGCTGCTCAAGCCGGGCGGGAAGTTCTACCTGAGCTGGACGCCGTGGCTCTCGCCGTGGGGCGGGCACGAATTCTCGCCGCTGCACTACCTCGGCGCGACCCGCGGGCACCTGCTGCACGACAGGCTCGGCCGCCCCAAGCGCGTCCACACGCCCTTCGAGAACCTCTTCCCGACCTCCGTTGGGGAGACGCTCCAATGGATCCGGGAGCAGCCGCATCTGCGGCTCGATCACGCGGCGCCGCGATACTTCACCGAACTGGCGTTTCTGGTGCGCGTGCCGGTGCTGCGCGAGTTCGCGTCGTGGAACTGCGCGCTGCTGCTCTCCAGAAAAGACTAG
- the gatB gene encoding Asp-tRNA(Asn)/Glu-tRNA(Gln) amidotransferase subunit GatB — translation MDYEAVIGLETHVQLRTKSKMWCGCANAFGAPPNTNVCPVCLGLPGALPVPNEEALRLTALTGLLLQCEIPRFATFDRKSYFYPDMPKNYQLTQYDRPSTANGRVEFELGGGIATVRITRAHLEEDVGKSFHFERFSGVDFNRAGVPLLEIVSEPDLRSADMAYDYLNALKDILVYGGVSDCDMEKGMVRCDVNVSVRPRGSDALGAKVEIKNMNSFSAVRRALQYEIPRQIGVVTRGGALRQETRRWDDDTGVTGVMRTKEEAHDYRYFPEPDLMPLAPTDAWLAEVRARAVELPLARKRRLMRDYQLPATDAQTFVWDRPLGNYFETIAPKSKNPKAVANWVINNLRAKLAETGAELGGLRFAPECLPELAALVESRTISSSIAQQVFAEMFDTGEPPAAIVQRKGLAQVSDTGALEQFCDEVIAANPGPAADFKSGKAAALNFLKGQVMKLSKGKANPGAAGAILERKLKG, via the coding sequence ATGGACTACGAAGCGGTCATCGGACTCGAGACACACGTCCAGCTCCGGACGAAGTCGAAGATGTGGTGCGGCTGCGCAAATGCATTTGGCGCGCCGCCGAACACAAATGTCTGCCCCGTCTGCCTCGGGCTGCCCGGCGCGCTGCCCGTTCCCAACGAGGAGGCGCTGCGGCTCACCGCGCTCACGGGGTTGCTGCTCCAGTGTGAGATTCCGCGCTTCGCGACATTTGACCGGAAGAGTTACTTCTATCCGGACATGCCGAAAAACTACCAGCTCACGCAATACGACCGCCCCTCGACGGCGAACGGCCGCGTCGAGTTCGAGTTGGGCGGCGGCATCGCCACGGTGCGCATCACGCGCGCGCATCTCGAGGAGGACGTGGGCAAAAGCTTCCATTTCGAGCGCTTCAGCGGCGTGGACTTCAACCGCGCAGGCGTGCCGCTGCTCGAAATCGTTTCCGAGCCCGACCTGCGCAGCGCGGACATGGCTTACGACTATCTCAACGCGCTCAAGGACATCCTCGTTTACGGCGGCGTCAGCGACTGCGACATGGAGAAAGGCATGGTGCGGTGCGACGTGAACGTGAGCGTGCGCCCGCGCGGCTCGGACGCGCTCGGCGCGAAGGTCGAGATCAAGAACATGAACAGCTTTTCCGCCGTGCGCCGCGCGTTGCAATACGAAATCCCGCGGCAGATCGGCGTCGTCACCCGCGGGGGTGCGCTCCGGCAGGAAACGCGCCGTTGGGACGACGACACGGGCGTCACCGGGGTGATGCGCACCAAGGAGGAGGCGCACGATTATCGCTACTTCCCCGAGCCCGACCTGATGCCGCTCGCGCCGACGGATGCGTGGCTCGCGGAAGTCCGCGCGCGCGCCGTCGAGTTGCCGCTTGCGCGCAAGCGGCGCCTCATGCGCGACTACCAGCTGCCCGCGACCGACGCGCAGACATTCGTGTGGGACCGGCCGCTCGGGAACTACTTCGAGACGATCGCGCCGAAGTCGAAGAACCCGAAAGCTGTCGCGAACTGGGTCATCAACAACCTCCGGGCGAAACTCGCCGAGACCGGCGCGGAACTCGGCGGGCTCAGGTTCGCGCCCGAGTGCCTGCCCGAGCTGGCTGCGCTTGTCGAAAGCCGCACGATCAGTTCAAGCATCGCGCAGCAGGTGTTCGCCGAGATGTTTGACACCGGCGAACCGCCCGCAGCCATCGTGCAGCGCAAGGGACTCGCGCAGGTCAGCGACACGGGCGCGCTCGAACAGTTCTGCGACGAAGTCATCGCCGCAAATCCGGGCCCCGCGGCGGACTTCAAGTCCGGCAAGGCTGCCGCGCTGAATTTCCTCAAGGGCCAGGTGATGAAGCTCTCCAAAGGCAAGGCCAACCCCGGCGCCGCCGGGGCGATCCTGGAGCGCAAGCTGAAGGGCTGA
- the tmk gene encoding dTMP kinase, translating into MPAGLFITFEGTEGCGKSTQAARLADRLRARGRTVRLLREPGGTPIGEEIRHTLKHSAENGAMTPEAELLLMNASRAQLVREVIRPALAAGEVVVCDRYHDSTTAYQGHGRQLDLGHVQSVLDFAIGDTRPEITLWLRVPLSLSEARRAARLQRQPGLRDRFEEADRAFFERVDLGYLSIAAAEPERVRVIDATKPVEAVAAEIWVHIEPLVGR; encoded by the coding sequence ATGCCGGCGGGACTTTTCATCACGTTCGAGGGCACCGAGGGCTGCGGCAAAAGCACGCAGGCCGCGCGCCTCGCGGACCGGCTGCGCGCGCGCGGCCGCACGGTGCGGTTGCTGCGCGAGCCGGGCGGCACGCCCATCGGCGAGGAAATCCGCCACACGCTCAAGCATAGCGCGGAGAACGGAGCGATGACCCCCGAGGCCGAGTTGCTCCTGATGAACGCGAGCCGCGCGCAACTGGTCCGCGAAGTCATCCGCCCCGCGCTCGCCGCGGGCGAAGTCGTCGTGTGTGACCGCTACCACGATTCGACCACGGCCTATCAAGGCCACGGCCGGCAGCTTGATCTGGGGCACGTCCAGTCCGTGCTCGATTTTGCCATTGGCGACACGCGGCCCGAGATCACCTTGTGGCTGCGCGTTCCACTCTCGCTCAGTGAAGCCCGCCGCGCCGCGCGGCTCCAGCGGCAGCCGGGCCTGCGCGACCGGTTTGAGGAAGCCGACCGCGCGTTCTTCGAGCGCGTCGACCTCGGCTACCTGTCCATCGCCGCGGCCGAGCCCGAGCGCGTCCGGGTGATCGACGCGACGAAGCCGGTTGAAGCTGTCGCCGCGGAAATCTGGGTGCACATCGAGCCGCTCGTGGGGCGGTGA
- the purS gene encoding phosphoribosylformylglycinamidine synthase subunit PurS, with translation MKAKIIITPKKAVLDPQGKTVQTALGHMGYAGVTAVHVGKYLEIDLAPGTDKAAAELALNEAAHKFLSNPVIEDYRLEIE, from the coding sequence ATGAAGGCAAAGATCATCATCACTCCAAAGAAGGCCGTGCTCGACCCGCAGGGCAAAACCGTGCAGACCGCCCTCGGGCACATGGGTTACGCCGGCGTCACCGCCGTCCACGTCGGCAAGTATCTAGAGATCGACCTCGCGCCCGGCACCGACAAGGCGGCGGCCGAACTCGCGCTCAACGAGGCCGCGCACAAGTTTCTCAGCAACCCGGTGATCGAGGACTACCGGTTGGAGATCGAGTGA
- the purQ gene encoding phosphoribosylformylglycinamidine synthase subunit PurQ, whose protein sequence is MRFAVLQFPASNCDQDAVHAVRTLGHSADFVWHKDASLGAVDAVIVPGGFSYGDYLRCGAIARFSPVMQAVKQFADNGGLVLGVCNGFQVLTEAGLLPGALIRNRDLQFHCEHIFLKTANRDTPFTNRIPADKLLRVPIAHGEGCYFADQDTLAKLQSTRQILWQYCDANGELTDAANPNGALLNIAGICNGRGNVAGLMPHPERVCEPLLGGDDGRLIFESLFAAIEARARPEAA, encoded by the coding sequence ATGCGTTTTGCCGTCCTCCAATTCCCGGCTTCGAACTGCGATCAGGACGCCGTCCACGCCGTGCGCACGCTCGGGCACAGCGCGGACTTCGTCTGGCACAAGGACGCCTCGCTCGGCGCGGTCGACGCCGTGATCGTGCCCGGCGGCTTCAGCTACGGGGACTACCTGCGCTGCGGGGCCATCGCACGATTCAGCCCGGTGATGCAGGCGGTGAAGCAGTTCGCCGACAACGGCGGGCTCGTGCTCGGCGTGTGCAACGGCTTTCAGGTGCTCACCGAGGCGGGCCTGCTGCCCGGCGCGCTCATCCGCAACCGCGACCTGCAATTCCACTGCGAGCACATCTTCCTCAAGACCGCCAACCGCGACACGCCGTTCACGAACCGCATCCCGGCCGACAAACTCCTGCGCGTGCCCATCGCGCACGGCGAGGGCTGCTACTTCGCGGACCAGGACACGCTCGCGAAGCTCCAATCCACCCGGCAGATCCTCTGGCAATACTGCGATGCGAACGGCGAACTCACGGACGCGGCCAATCCGAACGGCGCGCTGCTGAACATCGCGGGCATCTGCAACGGGCGCGGCAACGTGGCGGGCCTCATGCCGCATCCCGAGCGCGTCTGCGAACCGCTGCTCGGCGGCGACGACGGCCGGCTCATCTTCGAGAGCCTCTTCGCCGCGATCGAAGCCCGCGCCCGGCCGGAGGCGGCGTAA